In bacterium, a genomic segment contains:
- a CDS encoding acetoacetate--CoA ligase produces MTGEKMSRVKLWEGSEAFKQSSNMSDFINDVNHQTKENIQSYDDLYQWSVNNTDQFWTQLLHYSKLHTQGEYKKVKSQETMPGVNWFEGLKLNFAQNILAYYQANPEENAICSFLENGAKSKISGQELIDQVKSLANYLRNHGVEKGDRVVGICSNTVEPVVAMLAATSLGAIWASCSPEFGQSTVLDRLEQIHPKVVIAVDGYQYNGKVYHKHEQLVDMINSLDSVEKVIIIHQVAMKHMYPADNWYSWSDAVTQYTEGELEFTPMDFNDPAYILFSSGTTGKPKCIVHSVGGVLLQHYKELALHTNLKPREKFFYYTTTGWMMWNWMVSALMLGVELVLYDGSAVYPDMDRLWSFVDEEKINVFGTSAKFIDACRKEKSFQPSSGKDLRCILSTGSPLMSENFDWIYQKVKKDVQLCSISGGTDIVSCFFLGNPLRPVYRGELQCAGLAMDVKAFDEQGQAVYEKEAELVCLQPVPSMPVMFWNDPDHERYTQAYFSTYENMWRHGDYIVLLKDYACIIYGRSDATLNPGGVRIGTSEIYRVVNQLEELEDSVVIGQDHENDVRVVLFVKLKGENNLSSDLKQKIKDVLKQQASPRHAPSLIFQVSDIPYTVSGKKVELAVKQIMHGQLIENKGAIANPEVLEDFYAIKNELENSRSIVA; encoded by the coding sequence ATGACTGGAGAAAAAATGAGTAGAGTAAAATTGTGGGAAGGCAGTGAAGCGTTTAAGCAGTCTTCTAACATGAGTGATTTCATAAATGATGTAAACCATCAGACTAAAGAAAATATTCAAAGCTATGATGATTTATATCAGTGGTCTGTGAATAATACTGATCAGTTTTGGACTCAATTACTTCATTATTCCAAATTACACACGCAAGGTGAATATAAAAAAGTTAAAAGCCAGGAAACCATGCCAGGAGTAAACTGGTTTGAGGGCTTAAAATTAAACTTTGCTCAGAATATTTTGGCTTATTACCAAGCCAACCCCGAAGAAAATGCTATTTGTAGTTTTTTAGAAAACGGTGCCAAAAGTAAAATCTCAGGGCAAGAATTAATTGATCAAGTAAAATCTTTAGCCAATTATTTAAGGAATCACGGTGTAGAAAAAGGTGACCGGGTTGTAGGTATTTGTTCAAATACAGTTGAACCAGTTGTAGCTATGTTAGCGGCAACAAGTTTAGGTGCCATATGGGCATCATGTTCTCCAGAGTTTGGGCAAAGTACAGTTTTGGATCGTTTAGAGCAAATCCATCCAAAAGTTGTTATTGCGGTTGATGGCTACCAATACAATGGTAAGGTATATCATAAACATGAGCAGCTGGTGGATATGATTAACTCTTTAGACAGCGTAGAAAAAGTGATTATCATTCACCAAGTGGCCATGAAACATATGTATCCGGCAGATAATTGGTACTCGTGGAGTGATGCCGTTACGCAATATACAGAAGGTGAACTGGAGTTTACACCGATGGATTTTAATGATCCAGCTTATATTTTATTTTCATCTGGGACTACAGGTAAGCCTAAGTGTATTGTACATAGTGTGGGTGGTGTTTTATTACAGCATTACAAAGAATTGGCCTTGCATACCAATCTTAAACCACGTGAGAAGTTTTTTTATTACACCACTACAGGTTGGATGATGTGGAATTGGATGGTTTCTGCCTTGATGTTAGGAGTTGAGCTGGTTTTATACGATGGCAGTGCAGTGTATCCTGATATGGATAGGTTATGGAGTTTTGTTGATGAGGAAAAAATCAATGTTTTTGGCACCAGTGCAAAGTTTATCGATGCTTGCAGAAAAGAGAAAAGTTTTCAACCCAGCTCAGGCAAAGACTTAAGGTGTATTCTCTCAACTGGGTCACCCTTAATGTCTGAAAACTTTGATTGGATTTACCAGAAAGTAAAGAAAGATGTTCAACTTTGTTCTATTTCTGGCGGTACTGATATTGTATCGTGTTTCTTTTTAGGTAATCCATTACGTCCAGTTTATAGAGGCGAGTTACAGTGTGCAGGTTTGGCCATGGATGTTAAAGCTTTTGATGAGCAAGGACAAGCTGTTTATGAAAAAGAGGCAGAATTGGTTTGTTTGCAACCCGTGCCCAGTATGCCTGTTATGTTTTGGAATGACCCAGACCATGAGCGTTATACCCAAGCTTATTTTTCTACCTATGAAAATATGTGGCGCCATGGGGACTATATTGTTTTACTTAAAGATTATGCATGTATTATTTATGGAAGAAGTGATGCAACTCTGAACCCTGGCGGTGTAAGAATAGGGACTTCAGAAATTTATAGGGTTGTTAATCAATTGGAAGAACTTGAAGACAGTGTTGTTATTGGGCAAGACCATGAAAATGATGTGAGGGTGGTTTTATTTGTTAAGCTTAAAGGTGAGAACAACTTATCTTCTGATTTAAAACAAAAAATAAAAGATGTTTTGAAACAACAAGCTTCTCCAAGGCATGCGCCAAGTCTTATTTTTCAGGTCAGTGATATTCCGTATACGGTGAGTGGAAAGAAAGTAGAATTAGCGGTTAAACAAATTATGCATGGACAACTCATTGAAAATAAAGGAGCTATTGCCAATCCAGAAGTTTTAGAAGATTTTTATGCCATTAAAAATGAACTTGAAAATTCAAGAAGTATTGTAGCATAA
- a CDS encoding DnaJ domain-containing protein, with translation MAESFYDILGVSKNASAQEIKKAYRALAKKYHPDVNQGDKAAEDKFKQVTEAYAVLSDEKKRQQYDAVGHNQFNSNFDFSDFFRQAGAGGGGFSSAGGPGGQSFRFDMGGLEDIFEPLFGRGFGQQRQAYRGASQQQQSMPVYKLDIDFLTAVKGGEVDVKIGNSQKKINIPKGIKNKQKIRLAKAVNQQDAVIEISILPSSVFERKNDTIYVKAKVNVFQAIMGSVIDVTTIDGSSKMTLPPGTSGGTKMRMKGKGVYKNNGERGDQIVEIVIEVPKKIDEQSKQLIEQFAKRNNLKP, from the coding sequence ATGGCAGAAAGTTTTTATGATATTTTAGGTGTAAGTAAAAACGCATCGGCACAAGAAATAAAAAAAGCGTATCGAGCATTGGCTAAAAAATATCACCCAGATGTCAATCAAGGTGATAAAGCTGCTGAAGATAAATTTAAGCAGGTCACCGAAGCTTATGCAGTTCTCAGTGATGAGAAAAAACGCCAGCAATATGATGCCGTTGGGCACAATCAATTCAACTCTAATTTTGATTTTTCAGATTTTTTCCGTCAAGCCGGTGCAGGCGGTGGTGGATTTTCATCCGCTGGCGGCCCTGGAGGGCAGAGCTTCCGTTTTGATATGGGAGGCCTGGAAGATATTTTTGAACCTTTATTTGGTAGAGGCTTTGGTCAACAACGTCAAGCATACCGAGGCGCTAGTCAGCAACAGCAAAGCATGCCCGTCTATAAACTGGATATTGATTTTTTAACGGCTGTTAAAGGTGGTGAAGTTGACGTTAAGATTGGTAACAGTCAAAAAAAAATCAACATTCCTAAAGGCATAAAAAATAAACAAAAGATTAGACTGGCCAAAGCCGTCAATCAACAGGATGCTGTAATTGAAATCAGTATTTTGCCCAGCTCTGTTTTTGAGCGCAAAAATGATACAATTTACGTTAAGGCTAAAGTGAATGTTTTTCAAGCAATCATGGGAAGCGTTATTGATGTAACCACCATTGATGGCAGCAGTAAAATGACTTTGCCGCCTGGAACATCAGGTGGAACCAAAATGCGCATGAAAGGTAAAGGCGTCTATAAAAACAATGGCGAACGCGGCGATCAGATTGTAGAAATTGTCATTGAAGTTCCAAAAAAGATTGATGAACAATCAAAACAGCTCATTGAGCAGTTCGCTAAAAGAAATAATCTCAAGCCGTAA
- a CDS encoding RimK family alpha-L-glutamate ligase, producing the protein MNFLVLSRNKFNYSNKRFHEEAKKLDIKLQVCDPAEFDMVLGKQSPNIIRQGRNFHPVDCVIPRLGASITNYGLSVVSQFEMMQVPVLNSYSAISTTKNKLSCIQRLSQKDIDIPKTVIIRKPSELSSAVKTVGGFPVILKLLSGTQGIGVMLVENIANMQATLDTLWSLGQDILIQECIKESLGKDLRVVVVGGKVIASMRRQARIGDFRSNFHRGGLTTKIDLPESIKKIAIEASETVNLEVAGVDILESEQGPRVIEVNSSPGLEGIEGCTGVNIAKIILEHAMKYSEKK; encoded by the coding sequence ATGAATTTTTTAGTTTTATCAAGAAATAAGTTTAATTATTCAAACAAGCGTTTTCATGAAGAGGCCAAAAAGCTGGATATTAAATTACAAGTTTGTGATCCAGCTGAGTTTGATATGGTCTTGGGTAAGCAATCTCCTAATATTATTCGCCAGGGAAGAAATTTTCACCCTGTCGACTGTGTTATTCCGCGTTTAGGTGCGTCTATCACCAACTATGGTTTATCTGTAGTCTCTCAATTTGAAATGATGCAAGTACCGGTCTTAAATAGCTACTCTGCTATTTCAACTACCAAAAATAAATTGAGTTGTATTCAGCGTTTAAGCCAAAAGGACATTGACATTCCTAAAACGGTGATTATTAGAAAACCTAGTGAATTGTCATCAGCAGTTAAAACAGTGGGTGGCTTTCCAGTAATTTTGAAGTTACTCAGTGGTACACAAGGTATTGGTGTTATGCTGGTTGAAAACATTGCAAACATGCAAGCAACCTTGGATACCTTGTGGAGCCTTGGACAAGATATTTTAATACAAGAGTGTATTAAGGAATCTTTAGGCAAGGATCTACGTGTCGTCGTGGTTGGAGGTAAAGTGATTGCAAGTATGCGCCGACAAGCACGCATTGGTGATTTTAGGTCAAACTTTCATCGGGGTGGCCTGACAACAAAAATTGACTTGCCTGAAAGTATTAAAAAAATTGCCATTGAAGCCAGTGAAACTGTTAACTTAGAGGTTGCTGGTGTGGATATCTTGGAATCCGAACAAGGTCCAAGAGTGATAGAAGTGAACTCTTCTCCTGGTTTAGAAGGGATAGAAGGTTGCACAGGTGTTAATATTGCAAAAATAATTTTGGAACACGCAATGAAATACAGTGAAAAAAAATAA
- the xseA gene encoding exodeoxyribonuclease VII large subunit, producing MDLFEYAEKTQQQKQEKKIDPESRKIYGVGELTSGIKQLLKQSYGIKKIWVRGEISNYRGRHQSGHMYFKLKDEQAVLTCVFFRSANAKLKFELSEGMEIIVGGRIDLWEKGGNYQFTIEDVMPAGVGELHLRFEQLKKKLQQEGLFDQNKKQTLPQSVESIGVVTSATGAVIRDIIHVVRHRCPYVKILLYPVSVQGDNAQHEISQAIEWFNTVARDQTDVLIVGRGGGSMEDLWAFNEEKVARAISESKIPIISAVGHQTDFTVADFVADQRAATPSQAAELAVPDMVSFYEEAQALMHAMFDYIVLKKEHLSQRLEKLLKARVLQDPYEILGMKVQRLDLLKDKLMQMGKENVLVKKRLFEHYPMKLKLLLEQCVQPKKAKFENFAGQLSALNPLAILERGYSVVKDQKGKIISKTQNLKKEDILQIHMFKGEFECQVTKIKSNN from the coding sequence GTGGATTTATTTGAATACGCTGAAAAAACCCAGCAGCAAAAACAAGAAAAAAAAATAGACCCAGAGTCTCGTAAAATTTATGGGGTAGGAGAGTTGACCTCTGGTATCAAGCAGTTGTTAAAGCAATCCTACGGCATAAAAAAAATTTGGGTTAGAGGTGAAATTTCCAATTACAGGGGAAGACATCAATCAGGCCACATGTATTTTAAGCTCAAAGATGAGCAAGCTGTTCTGACCTGTGTTTTTTTCCGCAGTGCCAATGCAAAGCTTAAATTTGAATTAAGTGAAGGCATGGAAATTATTGTTGGTGGAAGGATTGATCTTTGGGAAAAAGGCGGCAATTATCAATTCACCATAGAAGATGTGATGCCTGCCGGTGTGGGGGAACTTCATTTACGTTTTGAACAACTGAAAAAAAAATTACAGCAAGAAGGTTTGTTTGATCAGAATAAAAAACAAACTTTGCCTCAAAGCGTAGAAAGTATTGGTGTAGTTACCTCAGCTACAGGTGCAGTGATTCGTGATATCATTCATGTGGTTAGACATCGTTGCCCCTATGTTAAAATTTTATTGTACCCCGTTAGTGTTCAAGGTGATAACGCTCAGCATGAGATTAGCCAAGCCATAGAATGGTTTAATACGGTGGCTCGTGATCAGACAGATGTTTTAATTGTAGGTCGCGGTGGGGGGTCTATGGAAGATCTTTGGGCCTTTAATGAAGAAAAAGTGGCCAGAGCTATCAGTGAATCTAAAATACCTATTATCTCTGCTGTTGGACACCAAACAGATTTTACAGTGGCAGACTTTGTTGCTGATCAAAGAGCTGCAACACCTTCTCAAGCAGCTGAGTTGGCAGTTCCAGATATGGTCAGTTTCTATGAAGAAGCGCAAGCCTTGATGCATGCCATGTTTGATTACATTGTATTGAAAAAAGAACATTTATCTCAGCGCCTAGAAAAACTATTAAAAGCCAGGGTGCTTCAAGATCCTTATGAAATACTTGGGATGAAAGTGCAGCGATTGGACCTACTTAAAGACAAGTTGATGCAAATGGGCAAAGAAAATGTGTTGGTCAAAAAACGCTTGTTTGAACATTATCCGATGAAATTAAAATTGTTGCTCGAACAGTGTGTGCAGCCTAAAAAAGCAAAGTTTGAGAATTTTGCTGGCCAATTGTCGGCTTTAAACCCTCTGGCTATTTTAGAAAGAGGTTACAGTGTGGTTAAAGATCAAAAAGGTAAAATCATAAGTAAAACGCAAAACTTAAAAAAAGAGGATATTTTACAGATCCATATGTTTAAAGGAGAGTTTGAGTGTCAAGTCACAAAAATCAAAAGCAACAATTAG
- a CDS encoding YkvA family protein has product MTDKKKRVLNKIKQSSFMQSFVKDIHLLKQMVGLVFKGKIKVFSGKTYLKLILAIGYFILPTDILPDFIPVLGQIDDLTVFLWFLRSLKVDIKNFKS; this is encoded by the coding sequence ATGACAGATAAAAAGAAGAGAGTCTTAAACAAAATAAAACAAAGCTCTTTTATGCAAAGTTTTGTCAAAGATATTCACTTGCTTAAACAGATGGTAGGCCTTGTTTTCAAAGGTAAAATCAAGGTGTTTAGTGGAAAAACATACTTAAAACTTATTCTGGCCATTGGCTATTTTATATTGCCTACCGATATACTCCCTGATTTTATTCCTGTTTTGGGTCAAATTGATGATTTAACAGTATTCTTGTGGTTTCTTAGAAGTCTAAAAGTAGATATTAAAAACTTTAAAAGCTAG
- a CDS encoding GGDEF domain-containing protein: MAEQGLENLIKMAVDACSARSGSFFAYQSFEDCFTFSCGFSSSQVLDERPQKNKGIFKLGQRIDTPTCITQTRVLYDSRLYKQPIPLSCVWLVPIKKKEVFLGVVLLDFSEKKDILEKVESFLNFLSQQIVYEFDYSKEKQKFKNFQRELAHYVEAGERLNRCFRLEEVYASAISSIQRMSQCDEAYVIAYNEHDNQCCLVMSLQQRIKDQSFDLDFRQNLVSWVIENQKSLYYADYKLRSGRSVLFPNTIDYSNDYESVYIVPLQVQKQKIGAIVIMHNKADALSFEQRHMLEVFSQHTAVAIKNAKMVDRLETLATTDGLTGILNHRSFQDILDAELLRCQRHPGDVSVVLLDIDHFKQFNDQYGHPVGDEVLKCVAKKLKESVRKIDYVFRYGGEEFALILLNTASKEAHIWADRIVKDIASTQFDLKGYQLSITVSMGIASFPQSAQDKEKLISQADQALYQSKMNGRNQATLFSHDIAIEKNKEEQQRSVDLFSQSI, from the coding sequence ATGGCTGAGCAAGGGTTAGAAAATCTAATTAAAATGGCGGTTGATGCCTGTAGTGCCAGAAGTGGTAGCTTTTTTGCTTACCAAAGTTTTGAAGATTGTTTCACCTTTTCATGTGGTTTTAGCTCAAGCCAGGTCTTAGATGAACGTCCACAAAAAAATAAAGGCATTTTTAAACTGGGACAACGAATTGATACACCTACCTGTATCACACAAACCAGAGTCTTGTATGACAGTAGACTATATAAGCAGCCAATACCTCTAAGTTGTGTCTGGCTGGTACCCATCAAAAAAAAAGAAGTTTTTTTAGGAGTGGTACTTTTAGATTTTTCTGAAAAAAAAGATATTTTAGAAAAAGTAGAAAGCTTCTTGAACTTTCTTTCTCAACAAATTGTTTATGAGTTTGACTATTCAAAGGAAAAACAAAAATTTAAAAATTTTCAGAGAGAGCTTGCGCATTATGTTGAGGCAGGAGAGCGCTTGAATCGTTGTTTTCGTTTAGAGGAAGTGTATGCAAGTGCTATCAGTTCTATCCAGAGGATGAGTCAATGTGATGAAGCTTATGTTATTGCTTACAATGAACATGATAATCAGTGCTGTTTGGTCATGAGCTTGCAACAAAGGATCAAAGATCAGAGTTTTGATCTTGATTTTAGACAAAACTTGGTTTCTTGGGTGATAGAAAATCAAAAATCTTTATACTATGCAGATTACAAACTGCGCAGTGGGCGTTCAGTACTATTTCCAAACACTATAGACTATTCTAATGATTATGAGTCTGTTTATATTGTACCTTTACAGGTTCAAAAACAAAAAATTGGCGCAATAGTCATCATGCATAATAAAGCAGATGCCTTATCATTTGAACAAAGGCACATGTTGGAAGTTTTTTCTCAACACACTGCGGTAGCCATCAAAAATGCTAAAATGGTTGATCGCTTAGAAACTTTGGCCACCACAGACGGTTTAACAGGGATTTTAAATCACCGCTCTTTTCAGGATATTTTGGATGCTGAGTTATTGCGCTGTCAGCGGCACCCAGGAGATGTTAGTGTCGTTTTGCTGGATATTGATCATTTTAAACAGTTTAATGATCAATACGGGCATCCAGTAGGAGACGAAGTGCTTAAGTGCGTTGCCAAAAAGCTTAAGGAGTCCGTACGAAAAATTGATTATGTGTTTAGGTATGGTGGTGAAGAGTTTGCGTTAATTTTACTCAATACCGCTTCTAAAGAAGCTCATATTTGGGCTGATAGAATCGTTAAAGATATTGCCAGTACTCAGTTTGATCTTAAAGGCTATCAATTGAGCATTACAGTCTCCATGGGGATTGCAAGTTTTCCTCAAAGCGCACAAGACAAGGAAAAGCTAATTTCTCAAGCAGATCAAGCTCTGTATCAATCAAAAATGAATGGACGTAACCAAGCGACTTTGTTCAGCCATGATATTGCTATTGAAAAAAATAAAGAAGAACAGCAAAGATCAGTTGACCTATTTTCTCAGTCGATTTAG
- a CDS encoding patatin-like phospholipase family protein, whose amino-acid sequence MAWWSKNPKNVPAVVLSGGGTRGAYEAGVIHYIRTGLPTKLAKKLIFKIQVGASVGSINAAFMAAYAHEPIVQGQQLHDLWSNIKSEDIYKRGPMTSSKFLIQSSFGAIASLFGVKDLYKEDDKKLGFSSLFNTKPFQNFLTKNCSFQNIPNNIKKGIIQAVAVSATNLNTGQVEIFVDKHPDLKIDANPDFRFQKITARHVMASAALPVLFPPVTIDETYYNDGGLRLRTPLKPALDLGGNMVLVIGTASAEEELENSQPRISESDTIQRPGLGDIMGKLLEAALIDRLEADVHNVHKINKIHAITEKLLSKKDYQYFCQETNTRPIEILNIEPSINISKLVDEQLKQSYKNMESIGSIEKIILKLLEIDEKRGTEFLSYFLFEPTFINQLLRLGYNDAKAKHDELCDFAEKAIQ is encoded by the coding sequence GTGGCGTGGTGGTCTAAAAATCCAAAAAATGTTCCTGCAGTAGTTCTTTCTGGCGGTGGCACACGTGGAGCTTATGAAGCCGGTGTTATACATTATATTAGAACAGGTCTGCCTACCAAACTTGCAAAAAAGCTAATTTTTAAAATACAAGTTGGTGCCAGTGTAGGAAGTATCAATGCAGCATTTATGGCTGCATATGCTCATGAGCCAATTGTACAAGGTCAACAGCTTCATGATCTATGGTCTAACATTAAATCTGAAGATATCTATAAACGTGGCCCGATGACGTCCAGTAAGTTTTTAATCCAAAGCTCTTTTGGAGCGATTGCCAGTCTTTTTGGTGTAAAAGATCTTTACAAAGAAGATGATAAAAAACTGGGCTTTAGCTCTCTATTTAATACAAAGCCCTTTCAAAATTTTTTAACCAAAAATTGCTCCTTTCAAAATATACCTAACAATATTAAAAAAGGGATTATTCAAGCTGTTGCAGTATCTGCGACCAACTTAAATACTGGCCAGGTAGAAATTTTTGTTGATAAACATCCAGATTTAAAAATTGATGCTAATCCAGACTTTAGATTTCAGAAAATCACAGCCCGTCACGTCATGGCCTCTGCGGCTCTCCCTGTTTTATTTCCTCCCGTGACCATCGATGAAACCTATTATAATGACGGAGGTTTACGCTTAAGAACTCCGCTTAAACCTGCTTTAGATTTAGGTGGAAATATGGTCTTGGTTATAGGTACAGCATCTGCTGAAGAAGAGCTGGAAAACTCTCAACCTAGAATATCTGAGTCAGATACTATCCAGAGACCTGGCCTTGGTGATATTATGGGTAAACTTCTTGAAGCAGCTCTAATTGATAGACTTGAAGCCGATGTTCATAATGTTCATAAAATAAATAAAATTCATGCCATCACTGAAAAACTTCTAAGCAAAAAAGACTATCAGTACTTTTGCCAGGAAACCAATACCCGTCCAATTGAAATTCTTAATATTGAACCCAGTATTAATATATCTAAGCTAGTTGATGAACAACTCAAACAGTCTTATAAAAATATGGAAAGCATAGGGAGTATTGAGAAAATCATCCTTAAACTTTTAGAAATAGACGAAAAACGCGGAACAGAATTCTTAAGTTACTTTCTCTTTGAACCTACTTTTATTAATCAGTTATTACGCTTAGGTTATAATGATGCCAAAGCCAAGCATGATGAGCTTTGCGATTTTGCAGAAAAAGCAATTCAATAA
- a CDS encoding FAD-dependent oxidoreductase: protein MTTIANKKISEPIVIVGAGITGLASAYFLKSSHRPVYIIEKSSQAGGLLSCFEHDGYKLEKFYHHFFNEDAELKHLINYLDLEQKFQSFQSSVGLEHQGNIFPFTTAKDLINFKPLSFFNRIRFGLCSLVLGKFLNWQNYHNVPAYDWFLKYLGKQATEIIWQPMMQGKFSDIYKTIPLSWFIGRLKQRMSSRKQSGAEHLSYIVGSLEVFIVALIENLQQNNVHIIYEDQIESIVTQDNVIHNIKTQTGFSFDHPYLILTTPTHVSANILKNADPQLSQNLQSIDYYHAHCMVLILKKSLSPVYWLNITDKESPFVGIIEHTKLIPKHHYNNDHIVYLTKYSLKTDPLVMMREDQVKQVFMQHLKKKFPDYNFNKNLSETFLFHSSTAAPVFPLNFDQKLQNCQSKLKNFHLAMMPHVYPDERSVNNAIRIAYNTCKKAGFHLAPLPQGNNIAAKII from the coding sequence ATGACGACGATCGCCAATAAAAAAATTTCTGAGCCCATTGTTATTGTTGGCGCTGGTATTACAGGTTTGGCCAGTGCCTATTTTTTAAAATCAAGTCATAGACCGGTATATATTATTGAAAAGTCATCACAAGCTGGGGGGCTACTCTCATGCTTTGAACATGATGGCTATAAACTTGAAAAATTCTACCACCATTTTTTTAATGAAGATGCGGAGCTAAAACACTTAATCAACTATCTTGACCTTGAGCAAAAATTTCAGTCTTTTCAAAGTAGTGTTGGCTTAGAACATCAAGGGAATATTTTTCCTTTTACAACTGCCAAAGATCTTATCAATTTCAAACCCCTTTCTTTCTTTAACCGTATTCGCTTTGGTCTTTGCTCTCTCGTTCTTGGTAAATTTCTTAATTGGCAAAACTACCATAATGTTCCTGCCTACGATTGGTTTTTAAAATATCTTGGCAAACAAGCCACAGAAATCATTTGGCAACCGATGATGCAAGGAAAGTTTTCTGATATTTATAAGACTATTCCTCTATCGTGGTTTATTGGTCGGCTCAAACAACGCATGAGCAGCAGAAAACAGTCCGGTGCTGAACATTTATCCTATATTGTTGGAAGCTTAGAAGTGTTTATTGTGGCATTAATTGAAAATTTACAACAAAACAATGTTCACATTATTTATGAGGATCAAATTGAATCTATCGTAACGCAAGACAATGTTATCCATAACATCAAAACACAAACCGGCTTCAGTTTTGATCACCCTTATCTTATTTTAACAACTCCCACACATGTATCAGCCAATATTTTAAAAAATGCTGATCCACAATTAAGCCAAAACCTTCAAAGCATAGACTATTATCATGCACACTGCATGGTCTTGATTTTAAAAAAATCTTTATCTCCTGTGTATTGGCTCAACATCACTGACAAAGAGTCTCCCTTTGTTGGTATTATTGAACATACAAAGCTCATTCCCAAACATCACTATAACAATGACCATATTGTTTATTTAACCAAATACAGTTTAAAAACCGACCCATTGGTCATGATGCGTGAAGATCAAGTGAAGCAGGTTTTTATGCAACATTTAAAGAAAAAGTTTCCTGATTATAATTTTAATAAAAATTTAAGTGAAACTTTTCTTTTTCATAGCTCAACAGCTGCGCCAGTTTTTCCATTAAATTTCGATCAAAAACTACAAAACTGTCAGAGCAAGCTGAAAAATTTTCATCTGGCCATGATGCCACACGTTTATCCTGATGAACGCAGTGTCAATAATGCGATAAGAATTGCTTACAACACCTGCAAAAAAGCAGGCTTTCACCTTGCCCCATTGCCACAAGGCAACAATATTGCCGCAAAAATTATATAG
- a CDS encoding septum formation initiator family protein — MSRNIKIHIKKLWIQLNIKQRWLSYALGSYIFVLCVAAFFGDQGLLKSYRLWQKKQILEQENYKIDGEIKDLSQKIYYFRDDLRTIEKYAREELKLSGHDEVRFVFKN; from the coding sequence ATGTCGCGAAACATTAAAATTCATATTAAAAAGTTATGGATTCAGTTGAATATAAAACAGCGTTGGCTTAGTTATGCTTTGGGCTCTTATATCTTTGTTTTGTGTGTTGCGGCTTTTTTTGGTGATCAAGGTTTACTCAAAAGCTATCGTCTTTGGCAAAAAAAACAAATACTTGAGCAAGAGAACTACAAAATAGATGGTGAAATTAAAGATTTAAGTCAAAAAATTTATTATTTTAGAGATGACCTGCGTACTATAGAAAAGTATGCTCGAGAAGAATTAAAATTAAGCGGTCATGATGAAGTGAGGTTTGTTTTTAAAAATTAA